The following coding sequences are from one Sesamum indicum cultivar Zhongzhi No. 13 linkage group LG11, S_indicum_v1.0, whole genome shotgun sequence window:
- the LOC105173763 gene encoding uncharacterized protein LOC105173763, which translates to MGNISSCFYAQSHAAKLIDLQHNTLSLVHVPITAAELMLEHPGYVVSPLIDFRCGFRLSAMKADEIVSGGTVYILIPVTRVHGKLSESEMAIIESASGERRSKRRSSRVLPVVTEISGEGADNPVKVFGEVRDIGVPTDRNRMRQWKPALEPIYEGI; encoded by the coding sequence ATGGGAAACATCAGCTCTTGTTTCTACGCACAATCCCACGCCGCAAAGCTCATTGATCTTCAGCACAATACTCTGAGTCTCGTCCACGTTCCGATAACGGCTGCGGAGCTAATGCTCGAACATCCCGGCTACGTAGTCTCCCCGCTGATCGATTTCCGGTGTGGTTTCCGACTATCTGCTATGAAAGCCGATGAGATTGTATCCGGAGGCACGGTTTATATATTGATTCCTGTTACGAGAGTGCACGGAAAGCTTTCAGAATCAGAGATGGCAATTATCGAGTCGGCTTCCGGTGAGAGGAGATCGAAACGACGCAGTTCTAGGGTTCTGCCGGTGGTCACAGAGATCTCTGGCGAGGGTGCTGATAATCCGGTTAAGGTATTTGGAGAAGTGAGGGATATTGGAGTTCCGACTGACCGGAATCGGATGAGACAATGGAAACCCGCTTTGGAACCAATTTATGAGGGAATTTGA